The following coding sequences lie in one Methanothermobacter sp. MT-2 genomic window:
- a CDS encoding transcription antitermination protein NusG, which translates to MENKNAIYALKTSVGQETNVARMLARKVKSSGMEINAILAPESLKGYILVEVSGKLDIRNPALRVPHLRGIIDGEKPIDFDEIRKFLKPEPIISSIKKGSIVELISGPFKGERAKVIRIDESREEVVLELIEAAVPIPVTVKADQIRIIQKEAD; encoded by the coding sequence ATGGAAAATAAAAATGCCATCTATGCCCTGAAAACATCAGTAGGTCAAGAGACAAATGTGGCAAGGATGCTAGCGAGAAAAGTTAAAAGCAGTGGCATGGAGATAAACGCCATACTAGCCCCAGAATCCCTAAAGGGATACATTCTAGTAGAAGTATCAGGAAAACTAGACATTAGAAACCCTGCATTAAGGGTGCCTCACTTGAGGGGTATAATAGATGGTGAAAAACCCATAGACTTTGATGAGATAAGAAAATTCCTCAAACCAGAACCCATAATCTCATCCATCAAAAAAGGTAGTATAGTTGAACTCATATCAGGACCCTTCAAAGGAGAAAGGGCAAAGGTTATACGTATAGACGAATCAAGGGAAGAAGTAGTCCTAGAACTGATAGAAGCAGCCGTACCAATCCCTGTAACAGTTAAAGCTGACCAGATACGTATAATACAAAAGGAGGCTGATTAA
- a CDS encoding 50S ribosomal protein L11P: MAKETIEILIDGGKATPGPPLGPALGPYGVNMMQIVEEINKKTENFEGMKVPVKITIDTETKEFEIQVGTPPTTALIMAELGIEKGSQDPGMDKIADISIEQVLKVAKMKSDSLLAKDYKSAVKEIMGTCVSMGITVNGKDPREVQKEIDNGVYDKLLEES; this comes from the coding sequence TTGGCTAAAGAAACCATTGAAATCCTCATAGATGGTGGTAAAGCCACCCCAGGACCGCCCCTAGGTCCGGCCCTCGGACCATACGGAGTCAACATGATGCAAATCGTCGAAGAAATCAACAAAAAAACAGAAAACTTCGAGGGAATGAAAGTCCCAGTGAAAATCACCATAGACACTGAAACAAAAGAATTTGAGATCCAAGTAGGCACACCACCCACAACAGCCCTCATAATGGCAGAACTAGGCATCGAAAAAGGATCACAAGACCCTGGAATGGACAAAATCGCAGACATATCCATCGAACAAGTCTTAAAAGTGGCCAAGATGAAATCCGACTCACTACTCGCAAAAGATTACAAAAGCGCGGTTAAAGAGATAATGGGAACATGCGTAAGCATGGGGATAACAGTAAACGGAAAAGACCCCAGAGAAGTCCAAAAAGAAATCGACAATGGAGTCTATGACAAACTATTAGAAGAATCATAG
- a CDS encoding 50S ribosomal protein L1P encodes MKQEILEAVKKAKEESKPRNFTQSIDVVINIKDLDVKKPENRFEEEISLPHGRGKKIKIAVIADGELALQAKKAGADLVITRDDLEELGKNRKKAKRLANEYEFFIAQADLMPLIGRFLGPVLGPRKKMPKPIPATANPAPLIKKLRDTVRVRVKDQPLIHTIVGTEKMEDEKITENIESILDALDRNLEKGRKQVKSMYVKTTMGPAIKVI; translated from the coding sequence ATGAAACAAGAGATACTAGAAGCGGTGAAGAAGGCTAAGGAAGAATCCAAGCCGCGGAACTTCACACAGTCAATCGATGTCGTCATAAACATCAAAGACCTAGATGTGAAAAAACCAGAAAACAGATTCGAAGAAGAAATCTCACTACCCCATGGCCGCGGCAAAAAAATTAAAATAGCAGTCATCGCAGACGGAGAATTAGCCCTACAAGCAAAAAAAGCAGGAGCAGACCTAGTAATAACAAGAGACGACCTGGAAGAACTTGGAAAAAACCGTAAAAAAGCGAAAAGACTAGCCAACGAATACGAATTCTTCATAGCGCAAGCCGATCTAATGCCACTCATAGGCCGATTTCTAGGACCAGTACTAGGACCCAGAAAAAAGATGCCAAAACCAATACCAGCAACAGCAAACCCAGCACCACTCATAAAAAAACTCAGGGACACAGTAAGGGTCAGAGTAAAAGACCAGCCACTAATACATACAATTGTAGGAACAGAGAAGATGGAAGACGAAAAAATAACAGAGAACATAGAATCTATACTAGACGCCCTTGACCGTAACCTCGAAAAAGGCAGGAAACAAGTAAAATCCATGTATGTGAAGACAACCATGGGACCAGCAATAAAGGTGATCTAA
- a CDS encoding 50S ribosomal protein L10P: MAHVAEWKKQEVKELAEMMKGHDVIGIVDLSDIPAKQLQKMRQNLREKAKIRMSRKTLISLALERVNKEKKNIETLNDTMEGQPALIVSDMNPFKLFKILEKSKTPSPAKPGAIAPQDVIIPKGDTGFAPGPILGELQQLGIPAKIEKGKIVITEDHTILKAGDEITPKVAEILNRLDIQPLEVGIDLKAAYENETIYTSDILTIDENKTINDIKRAFSQAFNLSINALIYTKETIPYIIQNAASKAFNLAYNAMILTPETTEPILARAYAQMLSLAAEIAQNNKDALDQELLEKISTKTKPTTKKEEKKEEEKEEEEEEEEEEEEAAAGLGALFG; this comes from the coding sequence ATGGCTCATGTAGCTGAATGGAAAAAGCAAGAAGTTAAAGAACTTGCAGAGATGATGAAAGGACATGACGTCATAGGCATAGTCGACCTATCAGACATCCCAGCAAAACAGTTACAAAAAATGAGACAGAACCTCCGCGAAAAAGCAAAAATTAGAATGTCAAGAAAAACCTTAATTTCACTAGCACTAGAAAGGGTGAACAAGGAAAAGAAAAACATAGAAACCTTAAACGATACCATGGAAGGCCAACCAGCCCTCATAGTCAGCGACATGAACCCCTTCAAATTATTCAAGATACTTGAAAAGAGCAAAACCCCATCCCCCGCAAAACCAGGGGCCATAGCACCCCAAGACGTGATAATACCAAAAGGCGATACTGGCTTCGCCCCAGGACCAATACTCGGGGAATTACAGCAACTAGGCATCCCCGCGAAGATAGAGAAGGGTAAAATCGTTATAACAGAAGATCACACCATATTAAAAGCTGGGGATGAAATAACACCTAAAGTGGCTGAAATTTTAAACCGCCTCGACATACAACCATTAGAAGTTGGTATAGACCTTAAAGCCGCCTATGAAAATGAAACAATTTATACATCTGATATTCTAACAATTGATGAAAACAAGACAATAAATGATATCAAAAGGGCATTTTCACAAGCCTTCAACTTGTCAATTAACGCACTAATCTATACAAAGGAAACAATACCATATATAATACAAAACGCAGCTTCAAAAGCATTCAACCTAGCCTATAACGCCATGATACTTACCCCAGAGACAACAGAGCCAATATTAGCCAGAGCATACGCACAGATGCTATCCCTAGCAGCGGAGATAGCACAAAATAACAAGGATGCCCTTGACCAAGAATTATTAGAAAAGATCTCAACAAAAACCAAACCAACAACAAAAAAAGAAGAAAAAAAAGAAGAGGAGAAAGAAGAGGAAGAAGAGGAGGAAGAAGAGGAAGAGGAGGCAGCGGCCGGTTTAGGCGCGCTCTTCGGCTAA
- a CDS encoding 50S ribosomal protein L12P, protein MEYIYAAMLLHATGKEINEENVKKVLEAAGAEVDDARVKALIAALEEVDIEEAMETTTITAAAPSGAAEEEKEEEEKEEEEEEEEEEEEEEEAAAGLGALFG, encoded by the coding sequence ATGGAATATATATATGCAGCAATGTTATTACACGCTACAGGCAAAGAAATAAACGAAGAGAACGTGAAAAAAGTGCTAGAGGCAGCTGGAGCAGAAGTCGATGACGCCAGAGTAAAAGCCTTGATAGCAGCACTAGAAGAAGTCGACATCGAAGAAGCAATGGAAACAACAACTATAACAGCAGCAGCGCCAAGTGGAGCTGCAGAAGAAGAAAAAGAAGAAGAAGAGAAAGAAGAGGAAGAAGAGGAAGAAGAGGAGGAAGAAGAGGAAGAGGAGGCAGCGGCCGGTTTAGGCGCGCTCTTCGGCTGA
- a CDS encoding alanine--tRNA ligase translates to MPHQLKKLGYGKNKCKTCGRYFWSIDERETCGDAPCDPYTFIGDPPTKKKYDLYKVQDTFIEFFKKRGHEPIKRYPVLAKRWRDDVFLVGASIYNFQPWVTSGLVKPPANPLVVAQPSIRLNDIDNVGRTGRHLTCFTMGGHHAFNSPEKQIYWENETIKYCHDFLKHIGIKSEEATFIESWWEGGGNAGPCYEVCVRGVELATLVFIQYEILPNGKKREIPLKIVDTGYGLERFAWISQGTPTAYDASFGPVIQKLKELASIKVDEEILKENAQVAGMMDIETYADLKTLRKKVADKLGLSIEELEASAKPMESIYAIADHTRCLAFMLADGVIPSNVKEGYLARLIIRRAIRLIQELNLEKSLKDIMEIQIDFLEPQYPEIKEHHKHILDIIKLEEKRYKKTIQKGKRIVKKTIDHFKKEKEEIPPETLIKLYDSHGIPPELVKEIAKTQNFNLKIPDNFYTLVAQKHEKEEETETTKIELDYPKTKLLFYEKPNKTKFKAKIIGIHENGIILDQTLFYPEGGGQPSDKGTLETEEIKLKVEYAEKIGDIVLHRTDTEKLPNKLIGKTVKGDINWERRMTLSRNHTGTHLIVAAARQILGDHIWQTGAQKGIKQSRIDLSHYKRIKIDEIEKIEELANKYVRENLPVKTKWMERNLAEKKYGFILYQGGVVPGDKIRIVKIDKIDVQACGGTHVPRTGDIGLIKINRTERIQDGVERIEFSVGKAAIEQIQKNNRLLTESSKIFKVPIEQLPKVSERFFKEWKSFKNEIKRLKEEIARLKIENLINKTTKINNLLLLAEIVDAEMDEMQKMALKLTEDKNIDITILLNKDGKIVGTSSQKAIKKGIQINKIIKELATILGGGGGGKPNLAQGAGPKTHKIEETLKKAPILIKEALEG, encoded by the coding sequence ATGCCCCACCAACTAAAAAAACTTGGATATGGAAAAAACAAGTGCAAAACATGTGGGAGATACTTCTGGTCTATAGATGAACGCGAAACATGCGGAGACGCTCCATGCGACCCATACACGTTCATAGGAGATCCTCCGACAAAGAAAAAATATGACCTCTACAAGGTACAGGACACCTTCATAGAATTCTTCAAAAAAAGAGGACACGAACCCATCAAAAGATACCCAGTACTCGCAAAACGCTGGAGAGACGACGTATTCCTAGTAGGAGCATCAATCTACAACTTCCAACCATGGGTAACCTCAGGTCTGGTTAAACCCCCAGCAAACCCACTAGTAGTCGCCCAACCCTCAATAAGACTAAACGACATAGACAACGTGGGAAGAACAGGAAGACACCTAACCTGCTTCACAATGGGAGGCCACCACGCATTTAACTCCCCAGAAAAGCAAATATACTGGGAAAACGAAACAATAAAATACTGTCACGACTTCTTAAAACATATTGGTATAAAATCAGAAGAGGCAACATTCATAGAATCATGGTGGGAAGGAGGAGGGAACGCCGGACCATGCTATGAAGTCTGTGTAAGAGGCGTTGAACTCGCAACCCTAGTATTCATTCAATACGAGATCTTACCAAATGGTAAAAAAAGAGAAATCCCACTAAAGATCGTTGACACAGGCTATGGACTTGAAAGATTCGCATGGATATCCCAGGGGACCCCAACAGCATATGACGCATCATTCGGGCCAGTAATCCAAAAATTAAAAGAACTGGCATCAATCAAAGTCGACGAGGAAATATTAAAAGAAAACGCCCAAGTCGCAGGGATGATGGACATAGAAACATATGCAGACCTTAAAACCCTCAGAAAAAAGGTGGCGGACAAATTAGGTCTTTCAATAGAAGAACTTGAAGCCTCTGCAAAGCCAATGGAATCAATCTATGCAATAGCAGACCATACAAGATGCTTGGCCTTCATGCTAGCAGATGGTGTAATACCATCAAATGTGAAAGAAGGATACTTGGCACGCCTAATCATTAGACGCGCAATCAGACTAATACAAGAATTAAACCTGGAAAAATCATTAAAAGACATAATGGAAATCCAGATAGATTTCCTAGAACCCCAATACCCAGAAATAAAAGAACATCACAAACACATACTAGACATCATCAAACTAGAAGAGAAAAGATATAAAAAGACAATACAAAAGGGTAAAAGAATCGTTAAAAAGACAATAGACCACTTCAAAAAAGAAAAAGAAGAGATACCCCCAGAAACCCTCATAAAACTCTACGACTCCCATGGCATACCCCCAGAACTAGTGAAAGAAATAGCAAAAACCCAAAACTTCAATTTAAAAATCCCAGACAACTTCTACACACTAGTAGCTCAAAAACATGAAAAAGAAGAAGAAACAGAAACAACAAAAATTGAACTAGATTACCCAAAAACAAAATTACTATTCTATGAAAAACCAAACAAAACAAAATTCAAAGCAAAAATAATAGGAATCCACGAAAACGGGATCATACTAGACCAAACACTATTCTACCCAGAAGGCGGCGGCCAACCATCAGACAAAGGAACACTAGAAACAGAAGAAATAAAACTAAAAGTTGAATATGCAGAGAAAATAGGGGACATAGTACTCCACAGAACAGACACAGAAAAACTACCCAATAAACTCATAGGCAAAACAGTGAAAGGAGACATAAACTGGGAAAGAAGAATGACACTAAGCCGAAACCACACAGGAACACACCTCATAGTAGCAGCAGCACGCCAAATCCTAGGAGACCACATCTGGCAAACAGGAGCCCAAAAAGGGATCAAACAATCAAGGATAGACTTATCACACTACAAGCGGATCAAAATAGATGAAATAGAAAAAATAGAAGAACTAGCCAACAAATACGTGAGAGAAAACCTTCCAGTTAAAACCAAATGGATGGAAAGAAACCTAGCCGAGAAAAAATACGGTTTCATATTATACCAGGGAGGAGTAGTGCCAGGAGACAAGATAAGAATAGTTAAAATAGACAAAATCGACGTACAAGCATGCGGAGGCACACACGTACCCAGAACAGGAGACATAGGACTTATAAAAATCAACCGCACAGAAAGAATACAAGACGGCGTTGAAAGAATCGAATTCTCAGTAGGAAAAGCTGCAATAGAACAAATACAAAAAAACAACCGCCTATTAACAGAAAGCTCAAAAATATTCAAAGTACCAATAGAACAACTCCCAAAAGTCTCTGAAAGATTCTTCAAAGAATGGAAATCATTCAAAAACGAGATAAAACGCCTAAAAGAAGAAATAGCACGTCTAAAAATAGAAAACCTCATCAACAAAACCACAAAAATCAACAACCTCCTACTCCTAGCAGAAATTGTCGACGCAGAAATGGACGAAATGCAAAAAATGGCACTAAAACTCACAGAAGACAAAAACATAGACATCACCATCCTACTAAACAAAGACGGGAAAATCGTGGGAACATCATCCCAAAAAGCCATCAAAAAAGGCATCCAAATAAACAAAATCATAAAAGAACTCGCAACAATCCTCGGCGGCGGCGGCGGAGGAAAACCAAACCTCGCCCAGGGAGCCGGCCCCAAAACACACAAAATAGAAGAAACCCTAAAAAAAGCCCCAATATTAATAAAAGAGGCTCTTGAGGGTTAA
- a CDS encoding methanogenesis marker 16 metalloprotein, producing MEKTIQDIKKRIKKGEAQIFTAEEIKNMLRQGETPSIQDIDIVTTATCGIMSGTAAIMHFKATEPGKFKKAKKVYLNGIPASPGPCPNENLGLIDLILHGTSKSIENPDYGGGFLLKDITSGKKIEVTIETDSKTIKTTTTLDKIKTAKIIGTRMAYKNYTAFVNPGKQPIASIFNPVPMEGPFKGLSFSGCGELNPIQNDPQMRTIKASSPILLNGALGMIIGEGTRSTPEKPNLMIAADIHDMNPYYLGGFRTAAGPEIFNTIAIPIPILNNEILKNVLIMNHQIPLPVADIRDRSIIDQTNYETVWMGDERPSYHPERCADCEKCLVAERCPTFAFKNSLDLEKCFGCGMCANSCPNNVFEMETGEVTLHFNNKNIYVPVVCRQSDIKRAKRLAEELKSRIEDESFPIK from the coding sequence TTGGAAAAAACAATCCAAGATATAAAAAAAAGGATAAAAAAAGGCGAAGCGCAAATATTCACAGCCGAGGAAATAAAAAACATGCTCCGCCAAGGAGAAACACCATCCATCCAAGACATAGACATCGTAACAACAGCCACCTGCGGAATAATGTCAGGCACCGCAGCAATCATGCACTTTAAAGCCACAGAACCCGGAAAATTCAAAAAAGCAAAAAAAGTCTACCTAAACGGGATCCCAGCATCCCCAGGCCCATGTCCAAACGAAAACCTAGGCCTAATAGACCTTATACTCCATGGAACATCAAAAAGCATAGAAAACCCAGACTACGGAGGAGGATTCCTACTCAAAGATATAACAAGTGGCAAAAAAATAGAAGTAACCATAGAAACAGACTCCAAAACCATAAAAACAACAACAACCCTAGATAAGATCAAAACAGCGAAGATAATCGGCACAAGAATGGCATACAAAAACTATACCGCCTTTGTAAACCCTGGAAAACAACCAATAGCATCCATATTCAATCCAGTGCCAATGGAAGGTCCATTCAAAGGCCTCTCATTTTCTGGATGTGGTGAACTAAACCCCATCCAAAACGACCCCCAAATGAGAACAATAAAAGCCAGCTCACCCATACTCCTAAACGGTGCGCTTGGCATGATAATAGGAGAAGGTACAAGAAGCACACCAGAAAAACCCAATCTTATGATAGCCGCCGACATCCACGATATGAACCCATACTACCTGGGAGGTTTCAGGACAGCAGCAGGCCCAGAAATATTCAATACAATCGCAATCCCAATACCCATACTAAACAATGAAATACTTAAAAACGTCCTTATAATGAACCATCAGATACCGCTGCCAGTAGCAGATATAAGAGACAGAAGCATCATAGACCAGACAAATTATGAAACTGTTTGGATGGGGGATGAAAGACCATCATATCATCCTGAAAGGTGTGCTGATTGTGAAAAATGTCTCGTGGCTGAAAGATGCCCCACATTCGCCTTCAAGAACAGCCTAGACCTTGAGAAATGTTTTGGTTGCGGAATGTGCGCAAATTCTTGCCCAAATAATGTATTTGAAATGGAAACAGGAGAGGTTACGCTACATTTTAACAATAAAAATATCTATGTGCCAGTAGTATGCAGACAATCAGATATAAAACGTGCCAAAAGATTGGCAGAGGAATTAAAATCCAGGATAGAAGATGAAAGTTTCCCCATTAAATAA
- a CDS encoding probable tRNA sulfurtransferase, with protein MDYDLILGRYGEIALKSPRVRRKFESQLIHNIKSAFKTEAHIKSGRIFIYPTDFEEALNRLEKIFGIVSFSPAIAMKTDKNTIKNKLEDYVEKLNSENLLDNKRSFAIRCKRTGDHEFTSQELAAYAGSIVVNKIGAPVNLTKPDIEIFIEVRGRETYIFHEMSPGPGGLPVGTSGKAVSLLSGGIDSAVATYLMMKRGCKIAALHFDTYPYTSKKTRIKVKNLVDKLREYSPGVKFELLTIEYGEYLDYCISNAPRNLTCILCKFGMYHLAEKIAEKIGALAIVDGSSLGQVASQTLSNILATRYNVKIPILSPLIGFDKVEIENLAKKIGTYEISITPTGGCSAAPSHPATKIEPQKLLKVKKSIGLDSKLEKIVTLN; from the coding sequence ATGGATTATGATCTTATACTTGGACGTTACGGTGAAATTGCCCTTAAAAGTCCGCGGGTTAGGAGGAAATTTGAATCTCAGCTCATTCATAACATAAAAAGCGCATTTAAAACAGAAGCACATATAAAAAGTGGTAGGATATTCATCTACCCAACTGATTTTGAAGAGGCCTTAAATCGCCTAGAAAAAATTTTTGGGATAGTCTCATTTTCACCAGCAATTGCAATGAAAACAGACAAAAACACCATCAAAAACAAACTCGAAGATTATGTGGAAAAACTAAACTCAGAGAATCTATTAGATAATAAAAGATCCTTCGCCATAAGGTGTAAAAGAACAGGAGATCATGAATTCACAAGCCAAGAACTAGCAGCATATGCAGGTTCCATAGTTGTGAATAAAATAGGAGCCCCGGTCAACCTCACAAAACCCGACATAGAAATATTCATAGAAGTCCGCGGCAGAGAAACATACATTTTCCATGAAATGTCACCAGGTCCGGGGGGACTTCCAGTTGGCACAAGTGGAAAAGCAGTATCTCTACTCTCTGGTGGCATAGACTCTGCTGTTGCAACATACCTCATGATGAAAAGAGGATGTAAAATAGCGGCCCTACACTTTGACACTTATCCTTACACAAGCAAAAAAACAAGAATCAAAGTTAAAAACTTAGTAGATAAATTAAGAGAATATTCCCCTGGTGTGAAATTTGAACTCCTAACAATAGAATATGGCGAATACCTTGATTACTGCATATCAAATGCTCCCAGAAACCTCACTTGTATATTATGCAAGTTTGGAATGTACCATCTTGCGGAAAAAATAGCTGAGAAGATAGGCGCCCTTGCGATTGTAGATGGTAGCAGCCTTGGACAAGTCGCCTCCCAAACTTTGTCTAACATTTTGGCAACACGTTACAATGTGAAAATCCCCATTTTAAGCCCCCTAATAGGCTTCGACAAGGTAGAAATTGAAAACCTTGCAAAGAAGATAGGAACTTATGAAATTTCCATAACACCCACTGGAGGGTGTAGCGCAGCCCCTTCACATCCTGCCACCAAAATAGAACCTCAAAAACTATTAAAGGTAAAAAAGAGCATAGGATTGGATTCAAAATTAGAAAAAATAGTAACTTTAAATTAA
- a CDS encoding fructose 1,6-bisphosphatase, producing MKTTISVIKADVGSLAGHVRVHEALKDKCEDILSEAKDTGILEDYYITNCGDDIDLIMTHQRGEEDEEVHETAWKAFKEATNLAREMKLYGAGQDLLSDTFSGNIKGMGPGCAEMEFKERPSDPVIIFCCDKTEPGAFNLPLFRIFADPFNTAGLVIDPSLHNGYKFEIFDVIEHKKVTMSCPEEMYDLLALLGSISRYVIKKIYRKDDDEIAASVSTERLNIMAGKYIGKDDPVAIVRAQSGFPAAGEVLEPFSVPHLVGGWMRGSHNGPLMPVAQKNATPVRFDGPPRVISLGFQIANCKLTGPIDLFDDPSFDRSRALAAEIAEYMRRHGPFEPHRLPSDEMEYTTLPEILKKLKGRFEDIE from the coding sequence ATGAAAACAACTATTAGTGTGATTAAAGCTGATGTAGGAAGCCTAGCAGGTCATGTGCGCGTCCACGAGGCCCTAAAGGACAAATGTGAAGATATACTCTCAGAGGCCAAGGACACAGGGATTCTAGAAGACTATTATATAACCAATTGTGGTGATGACATCGACCTCATCATGACGCATCAAAGAGGCGAAGAAGATGAGGAAGTACATGAAACCGCATGGAAGGCCTTTAAAGAAGCAACAAACCTTGCAAGGGAAATGAAACTATACGGAGCGGGTCAAGACTTGCTCTCAGACACGTTCTCAGGTAACATAAAGGGTATGGGTCCAGGTTGCGCCGAGATGGAGTTCAAAGAAAGACCAAGCGACCCAGTAATCATATTCTGTTGTGATAAAACAGAACCAGGCGCATTCAACCTCCCACTCTTTAGAATATTCGCCGATCCCTTCAACACAGCAGGACTCGTCATAGACCCAAGCCTACACAACGGTTACAAATTCGAAATATTCGACGTCATAGAACACAAAAAAGTGACAATGTCATGTCCAGAAGAAATGTATGATCTGTTAGCCCTTCTAGGCTCCATAAGCCGCTATGTGATCAAAAAAATATACAGAAAAGATGATGATGAAATAGCAGCCTCCGTAAGCACGGAACGATTAAACATCATGGCAGGGAAATACATTGGAAAAGACGACCCAGTAGCCATAGTAAGAGCCCAGTCAGGCTTCCCGGCAGCAGGAGAAGTGCTCGAACCATTCTCAGTCCCGCACCTTGTAGGTGGCTGGATGAGAGGATCCCACAATGGTCCACTAATGCCAGTAGCGCAAAAGAACGCCACACCAGTCAGATTCGATGGTCCGCCACGAGTCATCAGCCTAGGATTCCAAATTGCAAACTGCAAATTAACCGGGCCAATAGACCTCTTTGATGATCCATCATTTGACCGTTCAAGGGCACTAGCAGCTGAAATAGCAGAGTATATGAGAAGGCATGGACCATTTGAGCCTCACAGACTCCCAAGTGATGAAATGGAATACACAACACTACCAGAGATCCTCAAAAAATTAAAGGGAAGATTCGAGGATATAGAATAA
- a CDS encoding CDP-alcohol phosphatidyltransferase, with amino-acid sequence MLNNLRPYLEGIIDPILSKIKVNPNYVTLMAFIAALAAAYMFAVRELFIGGLLVALSGFMDIVDGALARGNFKATKFGGFLDSTLDRFSDASMIIGITYGGFTGWLTGMLALHASMTVSYVRARAEGEGIPCGIGVAERAERLIILIIGAFLASIFGDFIMEVAVILIIVLGYFTVAQRIYYSWRMMSNR; translated from the coding sequence ATGCTAAATAATCTCAGACCATACCTTGAGGGTATAATAGACCCTATTCTGTCAAAGATTAAGGTGAACCCAAATTATGTTACTCTGATGGCTTTTATCGCAGCCTTGGCAGCTGCTTACATGTTTGCAGTTAGGGAATTGTTTATCGGCGGCTTATTGGTGGCCTTGAGTGGTTTTATGGATATTGTTGATGGTGCTCTTGCAAGGGGGAATTTTAAGGCGACAAAATTTGGAGGGTTCCTAGATTCGACATTGGACAGGTTCTCAGATGCATCTATGATAATAGGTATAACTTATGGTGGTTTTACAGGATGGTTAACTGGGATGTTGGCACTCCACGCCTCGATGACTGTAAGTTATGTTAGGGCCCGTGCAGAGGGTGAAGGTATACCCTGTGGTATAGGAGTGGCTGAAAGAGCTGAAAGATTGATAATATTAATTATTGGAGCGTTTTTGGCTTCGATTTTTGGAGATTTTATCATGGAAGTTGCTGTTATACTTATCATAGTCCTAGGATATTTTACTGTGGCTCAGAGGATCTATTATTCTTGGAGGATGATGTCCAACAGGTGA
- a CDS encoding translation factor SUA5: MKIIKIENQHLKKHLKEAKAILKSGGIILYPTDTLYGLGVDAFNEKAIKRLYRLKRRPLNKPMSICLHDTKWIKRVAHPNPKIEKIIDMILPGPFTIILKKKNTIPSILTSGSEKIGIRIPDNTISRELASEFPITTTSANISGMKTHNNIKDIIQQIGEVDLALDAGPLKKRKPSTVVDLTKDPPKILRKGAGHEKIKKLILKGYEYETPLKH, translated from the coding sequence ATGAAGATCATAAAAATAGAAAATCAACACTTAAAAAAGCATTTAAAAGAAGCAAAAGCTATTCTAAAAAGTGGAGGTATCATATTATACCCTACTGACACCCTATATGGTCTGGGAGTTGACGCATTTAATGAAAAGGCTATAAAAAGACTTTACAGGTTAAAGAGGAGACCTCTAAATAAGCCAATGTCAATATGCTTACATGACACGAAATGGATTAAAAGAGTCGCCCACCCCAACCCCAAAATCGAAAAGATAATAGATATGATCCTACCAGGACCATTCACCATCATACTCAAAAAAAAGAACACAATCCCCTCCATTTTAACCAGTGGCAGTGAAAAAATTGGTATAAGGATCCCAGACAACACCATTTCCAGAGAACTTGCAAGTGAATTCCCAATAACAACTACAAGTGCAAATATATCTGGGATGAAAACCCATAATAACATCAAGGACATAATCCAACAAATAGGAGAAGTAGACCTAGCCCTCGACGCGGGTCCGCTCAAAAAAAGAAAACCATCCACTGTAGTAGATCTCACAAAAGATCCCCCAAAAATTTTAAGAAAAGGAGCAGGACATGAAAAGATCAAAAAATTAATATTAAAAGGTTATGAATATGAGACTCCTCTCAAACATTAA